Proteins found in one Magnolia sinica isolate HGM2019 chromosome 5, MsV1, whole genome shotgun sequence genomic segment:
- the LOC131246955 gene encoding protein DETOXIFICATION 49-like has translation MCLCSSLPTTPTMCLCSSLPSNSIPNGGDKVPILIKENGPDDSPAAPLLCSESNNCLNKCLSAKVEKISISSKEDRQESPQESPLYLEIVEELKALSRISAPATIAGLLFYVRNLVSMLFLGRLGEVELAAGSLAVGFANITGYSIIFGLAMGMEPICGQAYGARKWTLLSLTLHRTVVILLFTCLPISLLWLNVDQILLYLGQDPTITKVAHTYLLYCLPDLIAQAFVHPLRIYLRTQNITRPIAISSILVSLIHIPINYFLVITLGLGIKGVAMGVALSNFNLVLFLICSIFLSEAHQKTWTRLSLECMREWRSYLSLAVPSCISICLEWWWYEFMIIVCGLFGNPKDTVAAIGILIQATSLIYVFPSSLSYGVSTRVAHELGARRPHGARRAAAVGTICGAFMGVLAMGFAVWARGWWGHMFTSGPGVLKLTVAALPIVGLCELGNCPQTTMCGVLRGSARADLGAHVNLGGFYGVGLPLALGLGFGVGLGFVGLWLGLLGAQISCAVVLGVVLFRTDWGAQVKRAEEITGVGMVVEEYDEGDDVKKVCVMDGGDEEKGAVDT, from the exons ATGTGCCTCTGCTCATCACTACCCACAACCCCAACAATGTGCCTCTGCTCATCACTGCCGTCCAATAGCATCCCCAACGGTGGCGATAAGGTCCCCATTCTGATCAAAGAGAACGGTCCTGATGACTCTCCTGCAGCACCCTTGTTATGTAGCGAAAGCAACAATTGCCTTAATAAGTGTTTGTCGGCTAAAGTAGAGAAGATTTCAATATCATCAAAGGAAGATAGACAGGAATCGCCACAGGAATCGCCATTGTATCTTGAG ATTGTTGAAGAGCTCAAGGCCCTCTCAAGAATCTCAGCACCAGCAACCATAGCAGGACTCCTGTTCTACGTTCGAAACCTCGTGTCCATGCTCTTCTTGGGCCGTCTTGGCGAGGTCGAGCTCGCCGCTGGCTCTCTCGCTGTCGGCTTTGCCAACATCACAGGCTACTCTATCATCTTCGGCCTGGCGATGGGCATGGAACCCATCTGTGGCCAAGCTTATGGTGCTAGAAAATGGACCCTCCTGAGCCTAACACTCCATCGAACGGTCGTGATCCTTCTCTTCACCTGTCTCCCAATCTCACTTCTCTGGCTAAACGTCGATCAAATCCTCCTCTATCTTGGCCAGGACCCCACCATCACTAAAGTGGCCCACACATACCTTCTCTACTGTCTCCCTGACTTGATTGCTCAAGCGTTCGTCCACCCGCTTCGTATTTATCTACGGACCCAAAACATCACCCGCCCGATCGCCATCTCTTCCATCTTAGTCTCTCTAATCCACATACCCATTAACTACTTTCTGGTAATAACACTTGGATTAGGCATCAAAGGTGTTGCCATGGGTGTTGCTCTTTCCAACTTTAACCTAGTACTATTCTTGATTTGTTCCATtttcttaagtgaggcccaccagaaAACATGGACAAGATTGTCCCTCGAGTGCATGAGAGAATGGAGATCTTACCTCTCACTAGCTGTCCCAAGCTGCATTTCCATATGTTTGGAGTGGTGGTGGTATGAGTTCATGATCATTGTATGTGGGTTGTTTGGGAATCCAAAAGACACAGTCGCCGCGATCGGGATCTTGATCCAGGCCACGTCGTTGATCTACGTCTTCCCTTCTTCACTGAGCTATGGAGTATCTACAAGGGTGGCCCACGAGCTAGGTGCCAGGCGGCCACATGGCGCGAGGAGGGCAGCTGCAGTGGGGACCATCTGTGGGGCCTTCATGGGAGTGCTAGCTATGGGATTTGCTGTGTGGGCCAGAGGGTGGTGGGGCCACATGTTTACAAGTGGGCCAGGAGTGTTGAAGCTAACGGTTGCAGCACTACCTATTGTGGGGTTGTGTGAGTTAGGAAACTGCCCACAGACTACCATGTGTGGAGTGCTGAGGGGGAGTGCGCGTGCTGACCTAGGTGCGCACGTTAACCTGGGTGGATTCTATGGTGTGGGGCTGCCTTTGGCACTTGGGCTAGGTTTTGGGGTGGGGCTGGGGTTCGTGGGGCTGTGGCTTGGGTTGTTAGGGGCTCAGATATCGTGCGCCGTGGTGCTGGGAGTGGTGCTCTTTAGGACGGATTGGGGTGCGCAGGTTAAGAGAGCTGAGGAGATCACGGGTGTTGGGATGGTGGTGGAAGAATATGATGAGGGTGATGATGTGAAGAAGGTGTGtgtgatggacggtggagatgaagAAAAGGGAGCTGTTGACACTTAG